A single Deinococcus betulae DNA region contains:
- a CDS encoding DNA-3-methyladenine glycosylase: MTPTLSPAHFEGDPVWLARDLLGGTLVHVLDTGERLSGRIVEAEAYDCPRDPACTAGRFHAARSAEMAIAPGHWLFWTAHGHPLLQVSCRPAGVAASVLIRALEPQEGLGQMLSFRPVTRERDLTNGPAKLVYALGLNPAQVSGRPVNSSALHLLPPARPLDDEAVRVTARVGIKEGRHLPWRFTVRGNPWVSPALPSMDLVGQG, encoded by the coding sequence TCCCCCGCCCACTTTGAAGGTGACCCGGTGTGGCTTGCCCGCGACCTGTTGGGCGGCACCCTGGTCCACGTGCTCGACACGGGCGAGCGCCTGAGTGGGCGCATTGTGGAAGCCGAAGCCTACGACTGCCCCCGCGACCCCGCCTGCACCGCAGGCCGTTTTCACGCGGCCCGCAGCGCCGAGATGGCCATTGCCCCTGGCCACTGGCTGTTCTGGACAGCCCATGGTCATCCGCTTCTTCAGGTGTCATGCCGCCCGGCGGGCGTGGCGGCCAGCGTGCTGATTCGCGCCCTGGAACCGCAGGAGGGCCTGGGCCAGATGCTCAGCTTTCGCCCCGTCACCCGCGAACGCGACCTGACCAACGGTCCCGCCAAACTGGTCTATGCCCTGGGCCTGAACCCGGCGCAGGTGTCGGGGAGGCCCGTAAACAGTTCAGCGCTGCACCTGTTGCCCCCTGCAAGACCTCTGGACGACGAGGCCGTGCGCGTGACCGCCCGCGTGGGCATCAAGGAAGGCCGCCATCTGCCCTGGCGCTTTACGGTCAGGGGCAACCCCTGGGTGTCGCCCGCCCTGCCCAGCATGGACCTGGTGGGCCAGGGCTGA
- the meaB gene encoding methylmalonyl Co-A mutase-associated GTPase MeaB: MTSPLLAGNRRALAKAITLTESTRPEHEREAQTLLAEVLPQAGCSIRLGLTGVPGVGKSTFIEALGLMLVGAGHRVAVLAVDPSSARTGGSIMGDKTRMPGLTVHDRAFIRPSPSRGTLGGVARRTREAITLCEAAGYDVVLVETVGVGQSETQVAAMTDLFLLLTLPNAGDELQGIKRGIMELADLCVVNKADLNPQAAVRAQTELRTALTLLTPHGAPWRPLALRASALTGEGLDDLWAAVERYRETVDLPAKRRTQTAVWFDELLREAAWRAFQAGVDPARLRELRTQVETGYLTAVQGVAALLEDERKNAHL, translated from the coding sequence TTGACCTCTCCCCTCCTGGCGGGCAACCGGCGGGCGCTGGCCAAAGCGATTACGCTGACGGAATCCACACGCCCAGAGCATGAGCGTGAAGCCCAGACCCTGCTGGCCGAGGTCCTGCCCCAGGCCGGGTGCTCCATTCGTCTGGGCCTGACCGGCGTGCCCGGCGTGGGCAAAAGCACCTTCATTGAGGCGCTGGGCCTGATGCTGGTCGGTGCCGGGCACCGGGTGGCTGTCCTGGCCGTGGACCCCAGTAGCGCGCGCACCGGCGGTTCCATCATGGGCGACAAGACGCGCATGCCGGGGCTGACGGTGCACGACCGCGCTTTTATTCGCCCCAGCCCCAGCCGGGGCACCCTGGGCGGTGTGGCGCGACGCACCCGCGAAGCCATCACGCTGTGCGAGGCCGCTGGCTACGACGTGGTGCTGGTCGAGACCGTGGGCGTGGGCCAGAGTGAAACGCAGGTGGCCGCCATGACCGACCTGTTTCTGCTGCTGACCCTGCCGAACGCGGGCGACGAGTTGCAGGGCATCAAGCGCGGGATTATGGAACTGGCCGACCTGTGCGTGGTGAATAAGGCCGACCTCAACCCGCAGGCGGCAGTGCGCGCCCAGACCGAACTGCGCACCGCCCTCACCCTGCTGACGCCCCACGGCGCCCCGTGGCGTCCGCTGGCCCTGCGTGCCTCGGCGCTGACGGGTGAAGGGCTAGACGACCTCTGGGCCGCTGTCGAGCGCTACCGCGAGACGGTGGACCTGCCTGCCAAGCGCCGCACCCAGACGGCTGTGTGGTTTGACGAGCTGCTGCGCGAAGCTGCGTGGCGGGCCTTTCAGGCGGGGGTGGACCCGGCGCGGCTGCGTGAGCTGCGGACGCAGGTTGAGACTGGCTACCTGACCGCCGTGCAGGGCGTAGCGGCGCTGCTGGAAGACGAGCGCAAGAATGCTCATCTATAA
- the scpA gene encoding methylmalonyl-CoA mutase: protein MTHPPADLSAWKALASKDLKGADPARLNRETPEGLTLKPLYTAADLDGVDADTLPGLPPFTRGPRATMYAARPWTIRQYAGFSTAEASNAFYRRNLAAGQKGLSVAFDLATHRGYDSDHPRVVGDVGKAGVAIDSVEDMKILFDGIPLSEMSVSMTMNGAVLPILAGYIVAGLEQGARLDELSGTIQNDILKEFMVRNTYIYPPAPSMRIIADIIEFTAKDMPRFNSISISGYHIQEAGANAALELAYTLADGVEYVKAALAKGLTIDDFAGRLSFFFGIGMNFYTEVAKLRAARLLWSELMAQFGPKKPMSRALRTHCQTSGWSLTEQDPYNNVIRTTIEAMAAVFGGTQSLHTNSFDEAIGLPTDFSARIARNTQLVLQEETGIPQVVDPWGGSYLMERLTHDLAEKARELIREVEGLGGMAKAIESGIPKLRIEESAARKQARIDRGEDVIVGVNKYRPSAETPVDVLDIDNAAVREAQIARLDRVRAERDPQAVQAALDALEEAARTGEGNLLALSVTAMQARCTVGEVSGALERVWGRHSAEIRTLSGVYAAGYEGDEGFASLQGEIEQFAETEGRRPRILVVKMGQDGHDRGAKVIATGFADLGFDVDVGPLFQTPEEAARQAIENDVHVVGVSSQAAGHKTLVPQLIEALRAEGAGDILVVVGGVIPQQDYPALREAGAAGIFGPGTPILHSAREVLRLLGDRA from the coding sequence ATGACCCACCCCCCCGCCGACCTGAGCGCCTGGAAAGCGCTGGCGAGCAAAGACCTGAAGGGCGCTGACCCCGCGCGCCTCAACCGCGAGACCCCCGAGGGCCTGACCCTCAAACCCCTGTACACCGCAGCCGACCTGGACGGCGTGGACGCCGACACGCTGCCGGGCCTGCCGCCCTTCACGCGCGGGCCGCGCGCCACTATGTACGCCGCGCGGCCCTGGACCATTCGGCAGTATGCGGGCTTTTCGACCGCCGAGGCATCCAATGCCTTTTACCGGCGCAACCTGGCCGCCGGGCAAAAGGGCCTGTCGGTGGCCTTTGACCTGGCCACCCACCGTGGCTACGACAGCGACCACCCGCGTGTGGTGGGCGATGTGGGCAAGGCCGGCGTGGCGATTGACTCCGTCGAGGACATGAAGATTCTCTTTGACGGCATTCCGCTCAGCGAGATGTCGGTGTCCATGACCATGAACGGCGCCGTGCTGCCTATTCTGGCCGGCTACATCGTGGCGGGGCTGGAGCAAGGGGCGCGGCTGGACGAGTTATCGGGCACCATCCAGAACGACATCCTCAAAGAGTTCATGGTGCGCAACACATACATCTACCCGCCGGCACCGTCCATGCGGATCATTGCCGACATCATCGAATTCACGGCGAAGGACATGCCGCGCTTCAACTCCATCTCGATTTCGGGGTATCACATTCAGGAAGCTGGAGCGAACGCCGCGCTGGAACTGGCCTACACCCTGGCCGACGGGGTGGAGTACGTGAAGGCCGCGCTGGCCAAGGGCCTGACGATTGACGACTTTGCCGGCCGCCTGAGCTTTTTCTTCGGCATTGGCATGAACTTTTACACCGAGGTGGCCAAGTTGCGCGCCGCCCGGCTGCTGTGGAGCGAACTGATGGCGCAGTTTGGGCCCAAAAAGCCCATGAGCCGCGCCCTGCGCACCCACTGCCAGACTTCAGGCTGGTCGCTGACCGAGCAGGACCCCTACAACAACGTCATCCGCACGACCATCGAGGCTATGGCGGCAGTGTTCGGCGGCACCCAGAGCCTGCACACCAACTCGTTTGACGAGGCGATTGGCCTGCCCACCGACTTTTCGGCGCGAATTGCCCGCAACACGCAGCTGGTCTTGCAGGAAGAAACGGGCATTCCGCAGGTGGTGGACCCCTGGGGCGGCAGCTACCTAATGGAGCGCCTGACGCATGACCTGGCCGAAAAAGCCCGCGAACTGATACGCGAGGTCGAGGGACTGGGCGGCATGGCCAAGGCCATTGAAAGCGGGATCCCCAAGCTGAGGATTGAAGAAAGTGCCGCCCGCAAACAGGCCCGCATTGACCGGGGCGAGGACGTGATTGTGGGCGTCAACAAGTACCGCCCCAGCGCCGAGACGCCTGTGGACGTGCTGGACATTGACAACGCCGCCGTGCGTGAGGCGCAGATTGCCCGGCTGGACCGGGTGCGCGCAGAACGGGACCCGCAGGCGGTTCAAGCCGCCCTGGACGCCCTGGAAGAGGCTGCCCGTACGGGCGAAGGCAACTTGCTGGCTCTGAGTGTCACTGCCATGCAGGCCCGCTGCACGGTGGGCGAGGTGTCGGGCGCTCTAGAGCGAGTTTGGGGCCGCCACTCGGCGGAGATCCGCACCCTGTCGGGCGTGTACGCCGCCGGTTACGAGGGCGACGAGGGCTTCGCCAGCCTGCAAGGCGAGATTGAGCAGTTTGCCGAAACGGAAGGTCGCCGCCCCCGCATTCTGGTGGTCAAGATGGGGCAGGACGGCCATGACCGGGGCGCCAAGGTGATTGCCACCGGCTTTGCCGACCTGGGCTTTGACGTGGACGTCGGCCCGCTATTTCAGACCCCGGAAGAAGCCGCGCGCCAGGCGATTGAGAACGACGTGCATGTGGTGGGCGTCAGCAGCCAGGCGGCCGGGCACAAGACGCTGGTGCCGCAGCTGATTGAAGCGCTGCGGGCCGAAGGCGCCGGGGACATTCTGGTCGTGGTGGGCGGCGTGATTCCGCAGCAGGATTATCCGGCCCTGCGTGAAGCCGGGGCGGCAGGCATCTTTGGGCCGGGCACGCCAATTCTGCACAGCGCCCGCGAGGTGCTGCGGCTGCTGGGAGACCGCGCATAA
- the rpe gene encoding ribulose-phosphate 3-epimerase: MENVRTVRIGGVTLPAPAARRVKLAPSILACDFTRLGEELRAIESADWAHVDVMDGAFVPNISFGLPILAAARAASPLHMDVHLMIERPERYLKDFADAGADSLTVHVEATAHIHRAVQQIKELGKQAGVTLNPGTPLEALRPVLADVDLVLIMSVNPGFGGQKFIPQSLERIRTVRRWLDELGSAAELQVDGGVSAANARAVVHAGADNLVAGSAVYGKDGAQAGLERLREALK; encoded by the coding sequence ATGGAAAATGTAAGAACTGTTAGAATAGGGGGCGTGACCCTTCCCGCCCCTGCTGCCCGCCGCGTCAAACTCGCGCCGAGCATCCTCGCCTGCGATTTCACCCGGCTGGGTGAGGAACTGCGCGCCATTGAGAGTGCCGACTGGGCCCATGTGGACGTGATGGACGGCGCCTTCGTGCCCAACATCTCGTTCGGGCTGCCCATTTTGGCCGCCGCCCGCGCCGCCAGCCCACTGCACATGGACGTCCACCTGATGATCGAGCGGCCTGAACGGTATCTCAAAGACTTTGCCGACGCCGGGGCGGACAGCCTGACCGTGCATGTGGAAGCCACAGCGCATATCCACCGCGCCGTGCAGCAAATCAAGGAACTGGGCAAGCAGGCGGGCGTGACCCTCAATCCGGGCACGCCGCTTGAAGCCCTGCGCCCGGTGCTGGCCGATGTGGACCTCGTGCTGATCATGAGCGTAAATCCCGGCTTCGGCGGCCAGAAGTTCATTCCGCAGAGCCTGGAGCGCATCCGCACCGTGCGCCGCTGGCTGGACGAACTGGGCAGCGCCGCCGAGTTGCAGGTGGACGGCGGCGTCAGCGCCGCCAATGCCCGCGCGGTGGTCCACGCGGGGGCCGACAATCTGGTGGCGGGCAGCGCCGTGTACGGCAAAGACGGGGCTCAGGCGGGGCTCGAGCGCCTGCGCGAGGCGCTGAAGTAA
- a CDS encoding DNA-3-methyladenine glycosylase yields MLFPPSVAYPHEQALGPDFFAGDPVLVARALLGAVLVRVLPDGVTLAARIVETEAYDCPRDPSCHVIARLPGAAVMMAGPPGRVYFHLAYDQPLLNVICRPEGVQASILVRAAEPLLAEDRMRERRAVRRRVDLTNGPAKLVQALHLGPELRGEPINGPAFYLVPGAEVPDEEVTITARVGLRRGAELLWRFLIGGNPWVSPGKPSA; encoded by the coding sequence ATGCTGTTTCCGCCTTCTGTGGCTTACCCGCACGAGCAGGCGCTGGGGCCAGACTTCTTTGCCGGAGACCCGGTGCTGGTGGCCCGCGCGCTGCTGGGGGCTGTGCTGGTGCGGGTGCTGCCAGACGGCGTGACCCTGGCCGCCCGCATCGTGGAAACCGAGGCCTACGACTGCCCGCGCGACCCGAGCTGCCATGTGATTGCCCGCCTGCCCGGCGCCGCCGTCATGATGGCCGGGCCTCCGGGGCGGGTGTATTTTCACCTCGCCTATGACCAGCCGCTGCTGAATGTCATCTGCCGCCCAGAAGGCGTGCAGGCGTCCATTCTGGTGCGCGCCGCCGAGCCCCTACTGGCCGAGGACCGCATGCGGGAGCGCCGCGCGGTCAGGCGCCGCGTGGACCTGACGAACGGCCCCGCCAAGCTGGTCCAGGCCCTGCACCTGGGGCCAGAGCTGCGCGGCGAGCCGATCAATGGCCCGGCGTTTTACCTTGTGCCCGGCGCTGAGGTTCCTGATGAAGAGGTCACCATCACTGCCCGCGTGGGCCTGCGGCGGGGGGCAGAGTTGCTGTGGCGGTTTTTGATCGGTGGAAATCCGTGGGTGTCCCCAGGAAAGCCCAGCGCCTGA